The proteins below come from a single Lycium ferocissimum isolate CSIRO_LF1 unplaced genomic scaffold, AGI_CSIRO_Lferr_CH_V1 ctg13324, whole genome shotgun sequence genomic window:
- the LOC132042108 gene encoding uncharacterized protein LOC132042108, with the protein MVPPNELLCLQRGSKRATASVFWEIVSDPLSAGDCRLTKDEEDGFDDGDGGAKKAPRMSYRASRQSPSYSIETDPSEDPTEDSYDTDPSEDPATIPPEFLAPGAEDSAEGGYDTDLSEDPAMTPPEFLTSAEEDSYETDPSEHSSGTTEEEIFKYAPAAPVRENPDSPATSESAMDFSGSLSPVSRDLSDHPYPSDSDASDSGGQVGREQTDEDDGGHTSYGSSPGALHGDIKILARRWLWLQGEIIGK; encoded by the exons ATGGTTCCTCCCAACGAATTGCTGTGTTTACAGCGAGGTTCCAAAAGAGCAACAGCGTcagtattttgggaaattgtttCTGACCCTCTCTCTGCAGGTGATTGTAGATTGACAAAGGATGAAGAGGACGGCTTCGATGATGgggatgggggtgctaagaaagcCCCTAGGATGTCATACCGGGCGAGTAGGCAGAGCCCCAGCTACTCGATTGAGAcagatccttcggaggatcccacggaggACAGTTATGATACGGACCCGTCGGAGGACCCAGCTACtattcctccagagtttctgGCCCCTGGAGCAGAGGATTCCGCGGAGGGTGGCTATGATACCGATCTCTCGGAGGATCCGGCGATGACCCCTCCAGAGTTTCTTACCTCCGCggaggaggatagttatgagACGGACCCATCGGAGCATTCCTCTGGGACGACGGAGGAGGAGATTTTTAAGTATGCGCCAGCTGCTCCTGTGAGGGAGAACCCTGATAGCCCGGCCACCTCGGAGAGTGCTATGGATTTTTCCGGTTCTTTATCCCCAGTGAGCCGGGATTTGTCTGATCATCCATACCCCTCCGATTCAGATGCGAGTGATAGCGGAGGCCAGGTAGGTAGGGAGCAGACAGACGAGGATGATGGTGGACACACCTCTTACGGCAGCTCCCCAG gtgctcttcatGGTGATATAAAGATCTTGGCAAGAAGGTGGTTGTGGTTGCAAGGAgaaattattggaaaag